The Gossypium arboreum isolate Shixiya-1 chromosome 6, ASM2569848v2, whole genome shotgun sequence DNA window acaaacaagtcctttttaggtgttttcactaaaaatcacttagtaaaagatgtttatcacacatcaaacattcatattcctctattaaacaccaaaatacatgcatgtcacacatgggtaagtttttgaatatgaaacctagctcaaaataatggtagaaatagctagatcggttgatgacaacttcaaaaatgcaaagaacattaaaaacaggactaGGATAcacttacttttgagcttgaaaaatgaagaaaccctagctatggtgtctcttgGAATTTCGGTACACACAtagagaagatgagcaaattttgcttcatttttccctttttattcttttatttactgaataaccaaaatgcccttaaggcatttctttcaaatttttcctgttcatgctcatttttgtccaaaattttaaaacttggtcaaattgctatttaaggacctctaattaataattcaatgtaatttcatgcttgaagcttctagaacacaagttttacaacttattcaatttagtccctaaagtcaaattgaacaacttaggcatagaatttcttcatgaaaattttacataaacatgcaatcatatcatggatctttaaataatcataaaaatgttatttctatttcagatttgtggtcttgaaatcactattttgactagaccctaattcgggatgttacatcaaTACTTTCCTCTCCACTCATGTAGTCAGCTTCCACTAATTAATCACATCCTATGAGGCTCTCCAAGTGTCCTTTTTATTGACACGATACCTCCATGAGGATGCTAGATGACTTAAAAGTGTCCCACTAGCCACTAAAACTACCTTTGGGGCAACACAAAACACGAGTGACAGACTGATTAGTGGGAAAGTCCGCCAATTAGGGATCTCACCAAAACAAGGAACTCGTTAACCGCAAAATAAGATTCTATAAACTTGGTGAAGCTTAGCAAAATGCTTCGCCAGGAAGTTCTCCAACGTTAACTCTTCTAAGTCTCGCAACTTAGGTGATCTCGCCAGTGGAATCTCCCAACAATACTAGCTCGCCAAAAGAACATGTGACAATGAGTGAATTCCCTCCAAACACAACCAAGAGCACAAATGTGTTATGTTGTAAGGCATCATAACATATCTCCACACACACATACCTATAGAAGTACCCATCTAATCCTTGtgacatgccaattgtatcctaacTAATCTACCAATCTCATAAGGACATTCATTTTATAATCAATTAAAAGATTCAAAACATAATTGGTCTCATATAACACATATACCTCCTTGAATCATAATGGCACCCAAatatcatatatacatattcatatTGTCACCTAAATGACCCGTATTGCCACACAATGCCCCATATTATTATGTGAATGCTTAGAAAATTATCTCGTTTCACATATAACAcaagttattattatttcttaattCGCTTATTCATTTTATCATTAGGCGACCATGTCACCATAACACTTTCCAGGTAATTTATGTCATGTATTTCCAAATTACCGATAGGTCATTTTACATATATGGCTTGTTAAATAATTCATTATCTCATGATTTGCATAGCATTTGAGTTCTCATTTTCACAGATCTTACTTATCACATTTGACAAAAACTTCTCTTAGCCATATATTAATCTTatattttcaacattttactttATTAAACATATTAACACGTGTGTTCATTCCAATCATAACTTATGCCATGACATTTATTTTCTCAAAACATAATACCAatcttatttttatacaaattaaaCTAAGGTTATTAGTGTTACCATTTCTCTTCCCCATTTATCACAACacatcaaatcatattttcacacattttaacacataatttatttaatcatttatttcaGTAATGATCAtattccataatcacatcattagTGGGAAAGGTAACAAATCCAATGATACTTATCTCTTGGATATACTTATTCTCAAAACTAAGTTTTCTACACCTTAGCTCCTCCCTCATACAAGCTTGGGGGGTTCAATTTCCACCATTCCTCTTCTCATAAATCCAAAATACAACAAAAGCATTAGTATTCAAGCTCTCATAGCTTTCTAAAAGCATCAATCACAAATATCAAAGAAAGGAATGATGGAAACATCGTTTCTtactttatttgaaattttctttttCTAGTTTCAACTTTTTTTTCATTAATCCTAAATCAAAAATGGAGAGATTTATGTGGGAAATGAGTTTAGGAGGTGATTTCCTAAGTGGTTTTAGTGAAATCTTAATATGGGAGGTTGAAATGTATGATTGATTTGAAGAAAAACACAAGGAAATGAAGAAAAGAAGGCTGGAAAAAGATGGTGAGAGTCCGCTAGTAGGGGATGACCGGGGGGTGCATttcatcttcttttttttctaaAGAAAAAATATCCAAGCCAAAAGTCAAAGGTTCAAGTGAAACTATGTAAAATGTATAGTCCAAGTTCAATCTCCACGAAATATTCAGATGCAAAGACTCATATTCAATATCACTCATATAATatttcccaaaaaaaaaatacttcCAGCAAAATGAGCAAAAGAACTTTATAATGTAAAATTTGCACTATAATCCTTTTCTCtaattttattcttttctttaattttattctttcatccattctatttatattttattttctaattgctATCAATTTCATTCAATAATCAAAACTCAAATTTAAATCTTCAAATTCTGCTTCCACCCATGCCAATGTGAATAATATCCTCTTCCAAAATAGAAACACTACCTCATGAGACAATCCTTACATGACATAATTCAAGTATctacaataaaaattttaattaaattggtGTAACGGATTAATTGCATATCAAttacattaataaaataaaatattattatttttcaaaataaattgtatgattttaagaattttttgttattttatattttcatataaaaataaaaaatatacatatataataagatTTAAACCTATAccttttaattttcatatttatattttactatTCAACTAAAAGTTTATTTATACTTTTATCAATTTTAAAGTTGGTTTTTCATTCACATAGTAGATTTaccataataataacaatataataataatcAGTGAAAAGAGCGAGCCAACAACACTGAGTCCGAGGTCCACCAACATCAACACAAACAAACAAAACAACCCTTCATCTCGCATGTGCCGGAACCGACAACAGTCTTCCCACGTGTGACTTTCTTTGTTTTATCTTAAGCTTCAACCCCTACGTtttttatacaaaataaaatgTCTCCTGTTAATATATCTTTTTAGTTTTCATCTTTGCTCTTCTTTTTGGTGAATCAAATTAAATGGTGAAAAGAGAAAAGGTTGATACTTTGTACTTTTTATGTGTTCTTTTATTACTTTATAGATCTTTGAGTCTCACTTCCCACACCTCCCCGTTCTTATTCTTACTAGTTTCGTATTTTTTTTCTTCCAAGTTATATAAACATAAAAGATTTTCCATTTCTGCACCTTGAAGAAAGAAAGTTGGTTCTTTTTCTTGCATTCTTACAAAGGTacaactctttttctttttccttttaaatGACTGCTTTGATTTCAAATGTTTGTCTTCGTAGGTTTGGTTTGAGTTGTTGTTCTAACTTTGACACTATGTTTTTTCACTCTTTTAAGTCATGTAAAATGTCAATAATGCATGACAGTGATATATGGTTCgtatttttttcttttgcttGTAGTTAACTCCTCTTTTTTTCTTGTGTTTGGGATAACGGATTTTCTTGCTTTAGATCTGTCTGTTTCTTCTTGTATAAAACGCAGTTTTGGTTGTTTTGCTGTATATTCTGATAAATGTTTCAATTTTAATGCTGTTTGGTAACCGGGAAAATTGTTTAAAGAGCCTTCAAGTTCGCTTCTTTGATTGTTAACTGCATTGAATGCTTCTTTACTAATGATTATTGACAAGTACGTATGAACTGTTTCGCTattattttacttagttttctTCCCTTTAGCTCGGCTACCAAATGGAGCTACTAAGTTGTAAATTTGTTTATTATTATCGAAATTCTAATTTTTCTGATAACCATAGCTGCTGCTTGCACAACTGTTGAGTGTTGTTTAAAAGCAAAATGCAGAAGCCGCCGCCACAATCAGTAGACTTTGCCCTAAAGCAGACCTCACCCAACATCGGGGCCGGGGCAGTCACCGGTGATAAGCTTTCGTGCACCTATGACCTTGTGGAGCAAATGCAATACCTGTACGTTCGAGTTGTGAAGGCTAAGGATTTACCTGGAAAAGATGTCACTGGTAGCTGTGATCCTTATGTGGAGGTTAAACTTGGGAACTACAAGGGAGTAACTAAGCATTTCGAGAAGAAGAGCAATCCTGAATGGAACCAAGTATTTGGATTCTCAAAAGAAAGAATTCAAGCTTCTATTTTGGAAGTGTTTGTGAAGGACAAGGATGTTGTTGTAGATGATTTAATTGGCAGGGTTGTGTTCGATGTCAATGAAATTCCGAAGAGGGTTCCTCCCGACAGCCCATTGGCGCCACAGTGGTATAGATTGGAAGATCGAAAGGGTAATAAACCAAAGGGAGAACTCATGCTGGCTGTTTGGATGGGAACTCAAGCAGATGAGGCATTTCCGGATGCGTGGCATTCAGATGCTGCATCAGTTGGCCCAGATGGTGTTACAAACATTCGATCAAAAGTGTATCTTTCCCCCAAGCTTTGGTATGTGAGGGTGAATGTCATTGAAGCTCAAGACTTGGTACCTAGTGATAAAGGCAGGTTCCCTGAAGTATTTGTGAAAGCTGTTCTTAGAAATCAGGCTTTGAGAACTAGAATATCTCCGAGTAAGACCATCAATCCAATGTGGAATGAGGACTTGATGTTTGTAGTTGCTGAACCTTTCGAGGAGCCATTGTTTCTATCCGTGGAAGATAGGGTGGGATCGAACAAGGATGAAACCTTGGGGAAGTGTGTGATTCCTTTACAGGTGGTTCAAAGAAGGTTAGACCATAAACCTGTGAATAGTCGGTGGCACAATCTCGAGAAACATGTGATTGTTGATGGAgagaaaaaagaaatgaaattcgCCAGCCGGATTCACTTAAGGATCTGTTTAGAAGGAGGGTATCATGTTTTGGATGAATCTACACACTGCAGCAGTGATCTTAGGCCGACAGCAAAACAGCTATGGAGACCTAACATTGGAATTCTTGAACTAGGTATTCTAAGTGCCCACGGCCTGATGCCAATGAAAACAAAAGATGGACGAGGAACCACAGATGCTTATTGTGTGGCCAAGTATGGGCAGAAATGGATCCGGACAAGGACAATCGTTGACAATTTCATGCCAAGGTGGAATGAGCAGTACACTTGGGAGGTTTTCGATCCTTGTACTGTCATCACTATAGGGGTTTTTGATAATGGTCATATACACGGGGGAGCTGGAGGGGCAAAGGATGCAAGAATTGGGAAGGTAAGGATTCGGTTATCGACACTTGAAGCCAACAGGGTCTATACACATTCGTATCCTCTACTGGTGCTACATTCTTCAGGGGTTAAAAAAACTGGTGAAGTTCAATTGGCTGTGAGGTTCACCTGCTCAACTTTGATTAACATGCTGCATATGTATTCGCATCCACTGTTGCCTAAGATGCACTACATCCACCCATTGTCTGTGATTCAGCTCGATAGCTTGAGGCACCAAGCTGTGCAGATGGTCTCGGTGAGGCTGAGCCGGGCCGAGCCACCATTGAGGAAGGAAGTTGTGGAGTACATACTGGATGTTGATTCACATATGTGGAGCATGAGGAGAAGTAAAGCAAACTTTTTCCGAATTATGGGAGTTCTAAGTGGGTTGATTGCAGTTGGAAAATGGTTTGATCAAATCTGCAATTGGAGAAACCCTATTACAACCATTTTGATTCATATCCTTTTCATTATATTGGTTCTTTACCCTGAGCTAATACTTCCCACAGTTTTTC harbors:
- the LOC108486465 gene encoding FT-interacting protein 3-like, yielding MQKPPPQSVDFALKQTSPNIGAGAVTGDKLSCTYDLVEQMQYLYVRVVKAKDLPGKDVTGSCDPYVEVKLGNYKGVTKHFEKKSNPEWNQVFGFSKERIQASILEVFVKDKDVVVDDLIGRVVFDVNEIPKRVPPDSPLAPQWYRLEDRKGNKPKGELMLAVWMGTQADEAFPDAWHSDAASVGPDGVTNIRSKVYLSPKLWYVRVNVIEAQDLVPSDKGRFPEVFVKAVLRNQALRTRISPSKTINPMWNEDLMFVVAEPFEEPLFLSVEDRVGSNKDETLGKCVIPLQVVQRRLDHKPVNSRWHNLEKHVIVDGEKKEMKFASRIHLRICLEGGYHVLDESTHCSSDLRPTAKQLWRPNIGILELGILSAHGLMPMKTKDGRGTTDAYCVAKYGQKWIRTRTIVDNFMPRWNEQYTWEVFDPCTVITIGVFDNGHIHGGAGGAKDARIGKVRIRLSTLEANRVYTHSYPLLVLHSSGVKKTGEVQLAVRFTCSTLINMLHMYSHPLLPKMHYIHPLSVIQLDSLRHQAVQMVSVRLSRAEPPLRKEVVEYILDVDSHMWSMRRSKANFFRIMGVLSGLIAVGKWFDQICNWRNPITTILIHILFIILVLYPELILPTVFLYLFLIGIWNYRWRPLHPPHMDTRVSHADAAHPDELDEEFDAFPTSRPSDIIRMRYDRLRSIGGRVQTVIGDLATQGERLQSLLSWRDPRATTLFVTFCLIAAIVLYVTPFQVVALLIGLYALRHPRFRHKLPSVPLNFFRRLPARSDSML